From Pandoraea norimbergensis, the proteins below share one genomic window:
- a CDS encoding ABC transporter substrate-binding protein, producing MSSRRTFLRQSTALAALAAATTAPFAARAAGKPIKIGVLHPVTGALAYSGQQCRLGALLAIDDINAAGGIKSLGGAPIEAVLGDAQSRPEAGSAEVEKMNEAGVSAIVGAYASAICLATTQTAAKYGLPHVVDVGVADQIVERGLTNTFRFGPGYRMCSLRAVDDLAALNDAAGKPAKTVMIVHEESLFGTGTAALLQKELPARGFEVKEVIKHANPTRDFNNIVLRMRSVNPDIVIPANYYNEYALLLRAMKQQKIRPKAIYSVLGGAASSYKFLKEFPEIADGIIDCNHWFNPKDARVASLKKRTEAKGAFFSYEVFMTYTAMMLLADAIEHAKSVDRAAITAALAASTFKDHLMPYGPTKFVNGQNTGAQPLLTQVSGGDIKVILPDSYRQVAPVFPLKA from the coding sequence ATGAGTTCGCGTCGCACGTTCCTGCGTCAGTCCACCGCTCTGGCCGCGCTCGCCGCCGCCACCACCGCACCGTTTGCCGCGCGCGCTGCGGGCAAGCCCATCAAGATCGGCGTGTTGCACCCGGTCACCGGTGCGCTTGCGTATTCGGGCCAGCAGTGCCGCCTCGGCGCGCTGCTCGCCATTGACGACATCAACGCGGCCGGTGGCATCAAGTCGCTCGGCGGCGCGCCCATCGAAGCCGTGCTTGGCGATGCGCAGTCGCGCCCCGAAGCCGGTTCGGCCGAAGTGGAGAAGATGAACGAAGCCGGCGTGTCGGCAATCGTCGGTGCCTATGCATCGGCGATCTGTCTGGCGACGACGCAGACCGCAGCAAAATACGGTCTGCCGCACGTGGTGGATGTCGGCGTCGCCGATCAGATCGTCGAGCGGGGTCTCACCAACACCTTCCGCTTCGGCCCGGGCTATCGCATGTGTTCGCTGCGCGCGGTCGACGACCTCGCCGCACTCAACGATGCGGCGGGCAAGCCTGCCAAAACGGTGATGATCGTGCATGAAGAGTCGCTCTTCGGCACCGGTACCGCTGCCTTGTTGCAGAAGGAATTGCCGGCGCGCGGCTTCGAAGTGAAGGAAGTCATCAAGCATGCCAACCCGACGCGCGACTTCAACAACATCGTGCTGCGCATGCGCTCGGTGAACCCGGACATCGTGATTCCGGCGAACTACTACAACGAGTACGCGCTGCTGCTGCGCGCCATGAAGCAGCAGAAGATCCGCCCGAAAGCCATCTACTCGGTGCTGGGCGGTGCGGCGTCGAGCTACAAGTTCCTGAAGGAGTTTCCCGAGATCGCCGACGGCATCATCGATTGCAACCACTGGTTCAATCCGAAGGATGCGCGCGTGGCCTCGCTAAAGAAGCGCACGGAAGCCAAGGGGGCGTTCTTCAGCTACGAAGTCTTCATGACGTACACCGCCATGATGCTGCTGGCCGACGCCATCGAGCATGCCAAATCGGTCGATCGCGCGGCGATCACGGCGGCGCTCGCGGCAAGCACGTTCAAGGATCACCTGATGCCCTACGGCCCCACGAAGTTCGTGAACGGCCAGAACACGGGCGCGCAGCCGCTGCTCACGCAAGTCTCCGGCGGCGACATCAAGGTGATTCTGCCGGACAGCTACCGTCAGGTCGCGCCGGTCTTCCCGCTCAAGGCCTGA
- a CDS encoding branched-chain amino acid ABC transporter permease — protein sequence MLDPVILLSALLNGLTTGAVYALIALGLTLVYGVLHIINFAHGAALMVALYAVWLLREKLGIDPYLALPFVTLGMFALGYALQRVVIERASHGKDENILLVTLGLAIVLENLALVWFKSDTHTIDTPYTLATVDIGPVMLAVPKLIAFGGALATAAILFWIMRATDLGRAIRAVAKEKHGAKLMGIDVERVYAVSFGIGMACVGAAACFLLPTYYVNPQVGGGFVLVAFTIVVLGGMGSFTGALAGGLLIGVVESLGGLWLGDSLGQMGIFAIFIIVVLLRPQGLFGARA from the coding sequence ATGCTCGACCCGGTCATTCTGCTCTCGGCCCTGCTCAACGGGCTGACGACCGGCGCGGTGTATGCCCTTATCGCGCTCGGTCTCACGCTCGTCTACGGCGTGCTGCACATCATCAATTTCGCGCACGGCGCAGCGCTCATGGTGGCCCTGTACGCCGTCTGGCTGCTCCGCGAGAAGCTCGGCATCGACCCCTATCTGGCGCTGCCGTTCGTCACGCTCGGCATGTTTGCGCTCGGCTATGCGTTGCAGCGGGTGGTCATCGAGCGGGCGAGCCACGGCAAGGACGAGAACATTCTGCTCGTCACGCTCGGGCTGGCCATCGTGCTGGAGAACCTGGCACTCGTGTGGTTCAAGTCGGACACCCACACCATCGACACGCCGTACACGCTCGCTACCGTCGATATCGGGCCGGTCATGCTGGCCGTGCCGAAGCTGATCGCCTTCGGCGGTGCACTCGCAACGGCAGCCATCCTGTTCTGGATCATGCGCGCTACCGATCTTGGCCGCGCGATTCGGGCGGTCGCGAAAGAGAAGCACGGCGCAAAGCTCATGGGGATCGACGTGGAGCGCGTATATGCGGTGTCGTTCGGCATCGGCATGGCCTGCGTCGGGGCGGCGGCGTGTTTCCTGTTGCCGACGTACTACGTCAATCCGCAGGTCGGCGGTGGCTTCGTACTGGTGGCCTTCACGATCGTTGTGCTCGGTGGCATGGGCAGCTTCACGGGGGCACTGGCCGGTGGCTTGCTCATCGGTGTGGTCGAGTCGCTCGGCGGCCTGTGGTTGGGCGATTCGCTCGGCCAGATGGGCATCTTCGCCATTTTCATCATCGTCGTGCTGCTGCGTCCGCAGGGGCTGTTCGGTGCGCGCGCCTAA
- a CDS encoding branched-chain amino acid ABC transporter permease translates to MKDLRLIVLFGVVVTALLATLQSGVWLSFLMMTLYTVLLSQSWNILGGFGGQLSFGHALFFGVGAYAQAIAQLQWGWNPWLAMPFAIAMGTLVAVVVGAVTFRYGLKGSYFALVTLAFAEVFRILAVSLPFTGAGVGLMVPLHQSAANLQFASPRGYAFVLLTFVMGALLVTAWLRHSRFGAWLQAVRDNENAARAVGVNPLRVKLGAIALSGAFMSAAGVCYVQMFQYIDAGIAFGSTISVEALVGVIVGGLGTLWGPVLGAAVLYTLGELTRNLFGELPGLSMVIYGAVLILIVMFLPRGITGAGASVRRALGMGKDKPQADGTFRASDTSIASATSATSATSATNIAASKEKARV, encoded by the coding sequence ATGAAGGACCTTCGATTAATTGTGCTGTTCGGGGTCGTCGTCACGGCGCTGCTCGCCACGTTGCAGTCGGGCGTGTGGCTGTCGTTTCTGATGATGACGCTCTACACCGTGCTGCTATCGCAGTCGTGGAATATTCTGGGCGGTTTTGGCGGGCAACTGTCGTTCGGCCATGCGTTGTTTTTCGGCGTAGGTGCCTACGCGCAGGCGATTGCACAACTGCAATGGGGCTGGAATCCGTGGCTGGCGATGCCGTTCGCCATTGCGATGGGAACGCTCGTTGCTGTGGTCGTGGGGGCAGTGACGTTCCGCTACGGCCTCAAGGGTTCGTACTTTGCGCTTGTGACGCTGGCGTTTGCCGAGGTCTTTCGCATTCTTGCCGTGTCGTTGCCGTTCACCGGCGCAGGCGTCGGCTTGATGGTGCCGTTGCATCAAAGCGCCGCGAACTTGCAATTCGCTTCGCCGCGCGGCTACGCCTTCGTGCTGCTGACGTTCGTCATGGGGGCCTTGTTGGTCACGGCGTGGTTGCGCCATTCGCGCTTCGGCGCATGGTTGCAGGCCGTGCGCGATAACGAAAACGCGGCGCGGGCGGTCGGTGTCAACCCGCTGCGAGTGAAGCTCGGTGCCATCGCGTTGTCGGGGGCGTTCATGAGTGCGGCGGGCGTTTGCTACGTGCAGATGTTTCAGTACATCGACGCCGGCATTGCTTTCGGTTCGACCATCTCGGTCGAGGCGCTGGTGGGCGTGATCGTCGGCGGTCTGGGCACGCTATGGGGGCCGGTGCTTGGGGCAGCCGTGCTGTACACGCTCGGCGAACTCACACGCAACCTGTTTGGCGAATTGCCCGGCCTGTCGATGGTGATCTACGGCGCGGTGTTGATTCTGATCGTGATGTTCCTGCCGCGCGGCATCACCGGCGCGGGTGCCTCGGTGCGCCGTGCACTGGGCATGGGGAAAGACAAGCCGCAAGCGGACGGCACGTTCCGCGCAAGCGACACCAGCATTGCGAGTGCCACGAGCGCAACGAGCGCAACGAGCGCAACGAACATTGCGGCAAGTAAGGAGAAGGCCCGTGTCTGA
- a CDS encoding ABC transporter ATP-binding protein yields MSDALLKADGLSITFGGLKAVQDVSLSIRPGTLTALVGPNGAGKTTLFGLLSGFLTPTAGSVEFQGRDITGQAPFVTARQGLTRTFQIVQPFGAQTVRENIAVGAHLHQGNRRAALREAEEIAFRTNLQAQLDKPAADLTVCGRKRLELARALATRPRLLLLDEVLAGLNPSEIDEMIPVVREIAASGVTVLMIEHVMRAVMSLAEHVWVLAQGKLIAAGTPQEVTSDPAVVEAYLGHGTAARLAAQAAQSAQAGGAR; encoded by the coding sequence GTGTCTGACGCCTTGTTGAAAGCCGATGGCCTGTCCATCACGTTCGGTGGCCTGAAGGCCGTGCAGGACGTCAGCCTGAGCATTCGGCCGGGCACGCTCACGGCGCTCGTGGGGCCGAACGGTGCGGGCAAGACGACGTTGTTCGGTTTGCTCTCGGGGTTTCTGACGCCCACGGCCGGAAGCGTCGAGTTTCAGGGACGCGACATCACCGGACAGGCGCCGTTTGTGACCGCGCGTCAGGGGCTCACGCGCACGTTCCAGATCGTGCAGCCGTTCGGCGCGCAAACCGTGCGCGAAAACATCGCCGTGGGTGCGCATCTCCATCAGGGCAATCGCCGCGCGGCACTGCGCGAAGCCGAGGAGATCGCGTTTCGCACGAACCTGCAAGCGCAGTTGGACAAGCCGGCTGCCGACCTGACCGTGTGCGGGCGCAAGCGTCTGGAACTCGCACGCGCACTGGCGACTCGCCCGCGCTTGCTGCTGCTCGACGAAGTACTCGCGGGGCTGAATCCGAGCGAGATCGACGAAATGATTCCCGTGGTGCGCGAGATTGCTGCCAGCGGTGTGACGGTGCTGATGATCGAGCACGTCATGCGCGCCGTGATGAGTCTGGCCGAACATGTGTGGGTGCTGGCGCAAGGCAAGCTGATTGCCGCAGGCACGCCGCAGGAAGTGACGTCGGACCCGGCGGTGGTGGAGGCCTATCTAGGCCATGGCACGGCGGCGCGGCTGGCGGCGCAGGCGGCCCAGTCGGCACAGGCCGGAGGTGCGCGATGA
- a CDS encoding ABC transporter ATP-binding protein, producing MSHLLEVEGLRTGYGRVEVLRGVDLTVGEGEIVVLLGSNGAGKSTLNNTLSGINPVWAGRVRFDGHDLTGRHYREVVKAGLIQVPEGRRIFPNLSVRENLALGAFARGRAGRERSLERMLDLFPRLRERIAQPAGTMSGGEQQMLAIGRGLMAEPRLLILDEPSLGLSPLMVEELFALIARLQRDGLSILLVEQNVGQSLETGQRGYVLENGSIRHSGTCAELLASSELRRAYLGM from the coding sequence ATGAGCCATTTGCTCGAAGTCGAAGGCTTGCGCACGGGCTACGGCCGCGTGGAGGTGCTGCGAGGCGTCGATCTGACGGTCGGCGAAGGCGAGATCGTGGTGTTGCTTGGCAGCAATGGCGCAGGCAAATCCACGCTGAACAACACGCTCTCGGGAATCAATCCTGTCTGGGCGGGGAGGGTGCGCTTCGACGGCCATGACCTGACCGGCCGCCACTACCGCGAGGTGGTCAAGGCCGGGTTGATTCAAGTGCCTGAAGGGCGTCGCATTTTCCCTAACCTGAGCGTGCGTGAAAACCTGGCGCTCGGGGCATTCGCACGAGGCCGTGCCGGTCGCGAGCGCAGTCTGGAACGCATGCTCGATCTGTTCCCGCGTCTGCGTGAGCGCATCGCGCAGCCTGCCGGGACGATGTCCGGCGGCGAGCAGCAGATGCTTGCCATCGGGCGCGGGCTGATGGCCGAGCCGCGACTGCTGATTCTTGACGAACCCTCGCTGGGGCTCTCGCCACTCATGGTCGAAGAGCTGTTCGCCCTGATCGCACGCTTGCAACGCGATGGTCTGTCGATTCTGCTCGTCGAGCAGAACGTGGGGCAGTCGCTCGAAACCGGCCAGCGTGGCTACGTGCTGGAGAACGGCTCGATCCGTCACAGCGGCACGTGTGCGGAGTTGCTCGCGAGCAGCGAGCTTCGCCGTGCCTATCTCGGAATGTAA
- a CDS encoding 3-isopropylmalate dehydratase large subunit has product MAQTLTQKLLAAACGRAEVAVGEIVTCRVDLAMFHDSSGPRRLQPMLESLGAQLWDKSKVVLVIDHYVPESDDESRRIVRIARDWAQAQALPNVYDSVGICHVVVPEHGHLRPGMFCVGGDSHSPTGGAFGAYMFGIGSTEMLGVAVSGEIWVKVPTTIQMRWDGRLADGVTAKDMMLHMIGRFGMNGGRYQAIEFCGEAVRALSMQERMTLSNMSAELGSQVGLVAPDATTVEYLRSVGVTDGIDATDVTRWQSDADAVAEVHAFDANTLAPQVAAPHSPANTRAIDAFADISVDVTYLGACTGAKLEDLRAAARVLKGRRVAEGMRFVVAPASARDQAQAAREGVMDVLVAAGAQVLANTCGACAGYGGSIPEGATVMSSTARNFKGRMGAETAQVYLGSPYTVAAAALTGRIADPRDVLA; this is encoded by the coding sequence GTGGCTCAAACTCTGACGCAAAAGCTGCTGGCCGCCGCCTGCGGGCGCGCCGAAGTAGCGGTGGGCGAGATCGTGACCTGCCGGGTCGATCTCGCGATGTTTCATGACTCCAGCGGCCCGCGCCGTCTGCAACCGATGCTCGAATCACTCGGCGCGCAATTGTGGGACAAGTCGAAGGTCGTGCTGGTGATCGACCACTACGTGCCGGAATCGGACGACGAGTCGCGCCGTATCGTGCGCATCGCCCGCGACTGGGCGCAGGCACAGGCGTTGCCCAATGTCTACGACTCGGTCGGTATCTGTCACGTGGTCGTGCCTGAGCACGGACACCTTCGCCCCGGCATGTTCTGCGTGGGCGGCGATTCGCACTCGCCGACCGGCGGCGCGTTCGGTGCTTACATGTTCGGTATCGGCAGCACGGAGATGCTCGGCGTGGCGGTGTCTGGCGAAATCTGGGTGAAGGTGCCCACGACGATCCAGATGCGCTGGGACGGCCGCTTGGCCGATGGCGTGACGGCGAAAGACATGATGCTGCACATGATCGGGCGTTTCGGCATGAACGGCGGACGCTATCAGGCGATCGAGTTCTGCGGCGAGGCGGTGCGCGCGCTGTCGATGCAGGAGCGCATGACGCTCTCCAATATGAGTGCCGAACTGGGCTCGCAGGTGGGGCTGGTCGCGCCCGATGCGACGACCGTCGAGTATCTGCGCTCGGTCGGTGTTACCGATGGGATCGATGCCACCGATGTGACGCGCTGGCAAAGCGATGCGGATGCGGTGGCCGAAGTGCACGCGTTCGATGCCAATACGCTGGCCCCGCAAGTTGCCGCACCTCACAGTCCGGCCAACACGCGTGCGATCGATGCCTTTGCCGATATCTCCGTGGACGTGACCTATCTGGGCGCATGCACTGGCGCGAAGCTGGAGGATTTGCGGGCCGCCGCCCGCGTGCTCAAGGGGCGTCGCGTGGCCGAAGGTATGCGCTTCGTCGTCGCACCAGCGTCCGCGCGTGATCAGGCGCAGGCCGCGCGCGAGGGGGTGATGGACGTGCTGGTGGCCGCTGGGGCCCAAGTGCTGGCCAATACCTGCGGTGCCTGCGCAGGCTATGGCGGCTCGATTCCCGAAGGCGCGACGGTGATGTCGAGCACGGCGCGCAACTTCAAGGGCCGCATGGGCGCAGAGACCGCGCAGGTCTATCTCGGTTCGCCCTATACGGTGGCCGCTGCGGCGCTCACGGGCCGCATTGCCGATCCCCGCGACGTGCTCGCCTGA
- a CDS encoding LeuD/DmdB family oxidoreductase small subunit: MTLPTSSPDALAPVHRTWVVGADIDTDALAPGAYMKFGIDEIARHCLHRVRPEFAAQVRPGDVLVAGPNFGIGSSREQAAAALVHLGVRAVIAPSFNGLYFRNAFNVGLLLLTCADAQCIAEGETLRLAPRVGFIERADGSRLACENVPGFLLDMVEAGGLLNLLKRRSSTSHATPNGASSC, from the coding sequence ATGACATTGCCAACGTCTTCTCCCGACGCACTTGCGCCCGTCCACCGCACCTGGGTGGTGGGTGCCGACATCGATACCGACGCGCTCGCACCGGGTGCCTACATGAAATTCGGCATCGACGAGATCGCTCGCCATTGCCTGCACCGCGTGCGCCCCGAATTTGCCGCGCAAGTCAGGCCGGGCGACGTGTTGGTGGCCGGTCCGAACTTCGGTATCGGCTCTTCCCGCGAACAGGCCGCTGCCGCGCTTGTGCATCTGGGTGTGCGCGCCGTGATCGCGCCGTCGTTCAACGGACTCTATTTCCGCAACGCCTTCAATGTGGGGCTGTTGCTGCTGACCTGCGCCGACGCGCAGTGCATTGCCGAGGGCGAGACCCTGCGGCTGGCACCGCGCGTCGGTTTTATCGAACGCGCCGACGGCAGCCGTCTCGCCTGCGAGAACGTGCCCGGCTTCCTGCTCGACATGGTCGAGGCGGGCGGTCTGCTCAATCTGCTCAAGCGGCGCAGTTCGACATCTCACGCGACACCTAACGGAGCTTCTTCATGCTAG
- a CDS encoding hydantoinase B/oxoprolinase family protein produces MLDPVTLAVLKGRLEQIADEMDATLYRSAFNPIIAEAHDACHGIYDAATGATLVQGKSGLPVFVGAMAFAVQAAARAAAERGGMVEGDVWLFNDPYEGGTHANDFKLVRPVFRNGTLYCFLASAAHWHDVGGAVPGNYNPAATECWQEAVQIPPVRILRRGELDADVLAILKANTRLPDSLWGDLNGQLAALELGARRLDNLLDEYGDGTVQDALVQLRERAVKLMRAHVAALPDGEYTYHDTLDNDGVRDEPLTIALCMRVAGDTLTLDFTGTSPACMGPVNISRATAIAACYVALKHLFPDVPANAGVLDAVKFELPEGLLISAQRPRPVGGYTETILRMIDVIFCAMAQAAPERAMAQAYGTINALSIAGHRTDAERKGQRWVMFSFFGGGHGGHSDGDGLSHGNAPISTATIPPVEILEAAYPVRFTQWALRPDSAGDGEHRGGLGAIYEIELLEDSAEAFVFGERGRSAPQGIAGGEASVPNVFQYQNEGEWHTPPMASKMLGIKLARGERVRLETPGGGGYGDPARRDAGARAHDRAMGYVTNAVTRAGEGADATTGKATKEQQA; encoded by the coding sequence ATGCTAGATCCCGTCACCCTGGCGGTCCTCAAGGGCCGGCTGGAGCAGATCGCCGACGAAATGGACGCGACGCTCTACCGCAGTGCCTTCAACCCGATCATTGCCGAGGCGCACGACGCTTGCCACGGCATCTACGACGCGGCGACCGGCGCGACGCTCGTGCAAGGCAAGTCGGGCCTGCCGGTTTTCGTCGGTGCGATGGCCTTTGCCGTGCAGGCGGCGGCGCGCGCTGCGGCCGAGCGCGGCGGCATGGTCGAAGGCGACGTGTGGCTCTTCAACGACCCCTATGAAGGCGGCACACACGCAAACGACTTCAAGCTCGTGCGCCCCGTGTTTCGCAATGGCACGTTGTATTGCTTCCTCGCGTCCGCTGCCCATTGGCACGACGTGGGCGGCGCGGTGCCGGGCAACTACAACCCGGCGGCGACCGAGTGCTGGCAGGAGGCGGTACAGATTCCGCCGGTGCGTATCCTGCGGCGCGGCGAACTCGACGCCGACGTGCTCGCGATTCTCAAGGCGAATACCCGCTTGCCCGATAGTCTCTGGGGCGATTTGAACGGGCAACTGGCGGCGCTGGAACTGGGCGCACGGCGGCTGGACAACCTGCTCGACGAGTACGGCGACGGCACGGTGCAAGACGCGCTGGTGCAACTGCGCGAGCGCGCCGTGAAACTCATGCGCGCGCATGTCGCTGCGCTGCCCGACGGCGAATATACCTATCACGACACGCTCGACAACGACGGCGTACGCGACGAGCCGCTGACCATCGCGCTGTGCATGCGTGTGGCGGGCGACACGCTGACGCTGGACTTCACCGGCACGTCGCCGGCCTGCATGGGGCCCGTGAATATCTCGCGCGCCACGGCCATCGCGGCGTGTTACGTCGCGCTCAAACATCTGTTCCCTGACGTACCGGCCAATGCGGGCGTGCTCGATGCCGTGAAGTTCGAACTGCCGGAAGGACTGCTGATTTCGGCCCAGCGGCCACGTCCGGTCGGCGGTTACACCGAAACCATTCTGCGCATGATCGACGTGATCTTTTGCGCGATGGCGCAAGCCGCCCCCGAGCGGGCGATGGCGCAGGCCTACGGCACGATCAACGCGCTGTCGATTGCGGGCCATCGCACGGACGCCGAGCGCAAAGGCCAGCGCTGGGTGATGTTCAGCTTCTTCGGCGGCGGCCACGGCGGGCATAGCGATGGCGATGGCCTCTCGCATGGCAACGCGCCGATTTCGACGGCCACGATTCCACCGGTCGAGATTCTGGAAGCCGCGTATCCGGTGCGGTTCACCCAGTGGGCATTGCGTCCGGACTCGGCCGGTGACGGTGAGCATCGCGGCGGGCTCGGGGCCATCTACGAAATCGAACTGCTGGAAGACAGTGCCGAAGCGTTCGTTTTCGGCGAGCGTGGACGCTCGGCACCGCAGGGCATCGCAGGGGGTGAGGCGTCGGTGCCTAACGTCTTTCAGTATCAGAACGAAGGCGAGTGGCATACGCCGCCGATGGCCTCGAAGATGCTCGGCATCAAGCTCGCGCGCGGAGAGCGTGTGCGTCTTGAGACGCCGGGCGGTGGCGGGTACGGCGACCCGGCGCGGCGCGATGCGGGCGCACGAGCGCATGACCGGGCGATGGGGTATGTGACAAACGCGGTGACAAGAGCAGGTGAGGGCGCAGACGCTACCACTGGCAAAGCAACGAAGGAGCAACAGGCATGA
- a CDS encoding hydantoinase/oxoprolinase family protein, which produces MSAAANPNPSLVVGVDVGGTFTDLFVLDEAAGVARIVKVPSTRGEEARGFMNGIERVESAGRGGAAAIATIVHGTTVGTNALLERKVARTGIITTTGFRDVLEMRRRDRPATWGLRGNFTPIVPRDLRLEVDERVLADGTVHTDVDIAQVEAAARALLEAGCEAVCVFFVNAYANPVNEQRAVAAVRALWPNSNVTAATEVLPEIREFERCSTATLNASLQPVVGGYLTRLARDLKAQGFDGELLVVQSNGGIMSRETASDVPVRTALSGPAAGVIACAAIARAAGFPNAVTGDMGGTSFDVSLVAGGEASLSAQTSIEFGMVVRSPMIQIETIGAGGGSIASVDAGGLLQVGPESAGSIPGPACYGHGNLRPTVTDANVLLGRIAADRPLGGGLLGKLDSDLSAQAIGKHVAEPLGLDVYAAAEAILTVANAKMAGAIRLVSIERGHDPRQFAYMPFGGGGALHVCAMMREVGTTTGIVPRYPGVTSALGCVIADMRHDSVQTLNKPLAVLDTDDLVARIEALQIACQQRLDSAGVRFDAVKEVIELDMLYVGQSHTVRVPVAREALHREGIALAFETAYREAFGRALDGIAVRIMNLRYARIGVRPKFDLGVLAPQAIEMPSSLGTQRVYHAGQWWDAVRFARLDLPVGASVAGPAILEQSDTTIWLEPGFSGRVDALGNLLITRNA; this is translated from the coding sequence ATGAGCGCAGCAGCCAACCCGAACCCCTCGCTGGTCGTCGGTGTCGACGTCGGCGGGACGTTTACCGATCTGTTCGTGCTCGACGAAGCGGCCGGCGTGGCGCGCATCGTGAAGGTGCCGTCGACGCGTGGCGAAGAGGCGCGCGGCTTCATGAACGGTATCGAGCGTGTCGAATCTGCCGGGCGGGGTGGCGCTGCAGCGATTGCCACCATCGTGCACGGCACGACAGTGGGCACCAACGCGCTGCTGGAGCGCAAGGTGGCGCGCACCGGCATCATCACGACGACGGGCTTTCGCGACGTGCTGGAAATGCGCCGCCGCGACCGGCCGGCTACGTGGGGGCTGCGCGGCAATTTCACGCCCATCGTGCCGCGCGATCTTCGTCTGGAAGTCGATGAACGCGTGTTGGCCGATGGCACGGTGCACACCGATGTCGATATTGCACAGGTGGAAGCGGCCGCGCGCGCGTTGCTCGAAGCCGGTTGCGAGGCCGTGTGCGTGTTCTTCGTCAATGCATACGCGAATCCGGTCAACGAGCAACGCGCGGTGGCGGCGGTGCGCGCACTTTGGCCCAATAGCAATGTGACGGCAGCGACAGAAGTGCTGCCGGAAATCCGAGAATTCGAACGCTGCTCGACGGCAACCCTCAACGCGTCGCTGCAACCGGTGGTCGGCGGCTATCTGACGCGTCTGGCACGCGATTTGAAAGCGCAGGGCTTCGATGGCGAGTTGCTGGTCGTGCAGAGCAACGGCGGAATCATGTCGCGCGAGACGGCTAGCGATGTGCCGGTGCGCACGGCGCTTTCCGGGCCGGCGGCGGGCGTGATTGCCTGTGCGGCCATTGCGCGCGCGGCAGGCTTCCCGAATGCGGTGACGGGCGACATGGGCGGTACGTCTTTCGACGTGTCGCTGGTAGCGGGCGGCGAGGCGTCGCTCTCGGCGCAGACGTCCATCGAATTCGGCATGGTCGTACGCTCGCCCATGATTCAGATCGAAACGATTGGGGCTGGCGGCGGGTCGATTGCCTCGGTCGATGCCGGTGGCCTGCTTCAGGTGGGGCCGGAATCGGCGGGCAGTATCCCGGGGCCGGCCTGTTACGGGCACGGCAATCTTCGCCCGACGGTCACCGACGCGAATGTCCTGCTCGGACGTATTGCCGCCGACCGCCCGCTGGGTGGCGGTCTGCTCGGCAAGCTCGACAGCGATCTCTCGGCGCAGGCTATCGGCAAGCACGTGGCCGAGCCGCTCGGGCTTGATGTCTACGCCGCCGCCGAGGCCATTCTCACGGTGGCCAACGCCAAGATGGCCGGGGCGATCCGTCTGGTGTCCATCGAGCGCGGTCACGATCCGCGTCAGTTCGCCTATATGCCGTTCGGCGGCGGCGGAGCGCTGCACGTGTGCGCGATGATGCGCGAAGTCGGGACGACCACCGGCATCGTGCCGCGCTATCCGGGTGTGACCTCGGCACTGGGGTGTGTGATCGCCGACATGCGCCACGACAGCGTGCAGACGCTCAACAAGCCGCTCGCGGTGCTCGACACCGACGATCTCGTCGCCCGCATCGAGGCATTGCAGATCGCGTGTCAGCAACGTCTCGACTCGGCGGGGGTGCGTTTCGATGCGGTCAAGGAAGTCATCGAACTCGACATGCTCTACGTGGGCCAAAGCCACACGGTGCGTGTGCCGGTGGCGCGTGAGGCGCTGCACCGCGAAGGTATCGCGCTGGCATTCGAGACGGCGTATCGCGAAGCCTTCGGCCGCGCGCTCGACGGGATTGCCGTGCGCATCATGAATCTGCGATATGCGCGCATCGGCGTGCGTCCGAAGTTCGATCTCGGTGTGCTCGCGCCGCAAGCCATCGAGATGCCGTCATCGCTCGGCACGCAGCGGGTGTATCACGCAGGGCAGTGGTGGGACGCTGTGCGGTTTGCTCGCCTCGATCTGCCGGTCGGCGCAAGCGTGGCCGGCCCGGCGATTCTCGAGCAGTCGGATACGACGATCTGGCTCGAACCGGGGTTCTCCGGGCGCGTGGACGCGCTGGGCAACCTCCTCATCACGCGCAACGCGTGA